The genome window GCCGCGGCGCGGTTGTGGTGGATGCTGGGCCTGCTCGGCCATCGCCGTGTCGCCGTGCTCGACGGCGGCCTGGCCGAGTGGCGCCGGCTCGGCCTGCCGGAAACCGACGCGGCCACTGCGCCGTCGCCGTTGCCGCCGTATCCGCAGACCTTCGACGCGGCGCGCATCGTCTCGGCCGAGGAGGTCGCCGCGCGCCTGCACGAGGCGCCGGGCTGGCTGCTCGATGCGCGCGCCGGCGAACGCTTTCGCGGTGAAGTGGAGCCGATCGACCCGCTGCCCGGCCACGTCCCCGGCGCGCTCAACCGGCCGCTGGCGCAGAACCTGCGCGACGGCCGCCTGCGCCCGGCGCAGGAACTGCGCGCGGAGCTGCAGCCGCTGCTGCAGGGGCGCGATCCGCGCGAGGTGGTGCTGATGTGCGGCTCCGGCGTCACCGCCTGCCATCTGCTGCTGGCGCTGGAGCATGCCGGCCTGCACGGCGCGCGCGTGTATGCCGGCTCCTGGAGCGGCTGGATCGCCGATCCGGCGCGGCCGCGCGCCACCGGCTAGGCGCGCGGCATCGACACGGCGGACAGGCACGATGGTGGGCGACAGGGGGCGGACGCATGCGGTGGCGTGAGACTTGCGGGCTGGCGATGCTGCTGGGCCTGGCTGCCTGCGGCGACCGGCGTGCGGCGACCGATGGCGCCGATGCCTCGCCGCGTGCGCAATCGGCCACGCACTATCGCGAGGCGGTGCAGCACAGCCGTGCGCAGCGCGTGGCGACGCTGCGCGCGCCGTCGGGCTGGTTGAGCTACACCGGCTCCGGCCGCCTGCACGGCGGCGTGCACCAGGTCGGCAGCGCCGCCGGCAACGACGTGCAGTTGCCGGCCGGCCCGGCGCATCTGGGCGTGCTGCAGGTGGATCCGCAGCAGGGCGTGCATTTCCAGGCCGCGGCGGACGCGACGGTGCAGGTGAACGGCCAGCCGTTCCGCGGCGGCCGGCTGGAGACCGACACGGCGCATGGCACCCAGACCCGCCTGATGCTGGGCGCGCAGGAGTTCTACGTGGTGCGCACCGGCAACCTGTTCGGCTGGCGGTTCCGCGATCCGCAGGCGCCGGCGCGCGCGCGCTTCCGCGGCATCGACTATTTCCCGATCGATCCGCAGTGGCGGGTGGTGGCCGACTGGCATCCGCTGCCGGCGCCGCGGGCGATGGTGCTGCTGACCTCGATCGGCACGCCGCAGCCGCTGGCCCTGGTCGGCAGCGCCGAATTCGTGCTGCACGGGCGGCACCATCGCCTGCAGGTCCTGCGCGACGGCGCCGGCCAGCGCCTGTTCCTGCCGTTCTCCGACCGCACCAGCGGCCGCGAGAGCTATGGCGGCGCCCGCTATCTGTTCGTGCCGCCGCCGCAGGGCGACCGCATCGTGCTGGATTTCAACCTGGCGCAGAACCCGCCGTGCGCGTTCACCCCGCACGTGGTGTGTGCGCTGGCGCCGGTGGGCAATCGCCTGGACGTGGCGGTGACGGCCGGCGAGAAGAACTACGTCGGCGCGCGCTGATATTTCGTAGGAGCGGCTCTTGTCCCCTTTTGCCGGATCAGCCGCGACCCGATTCGATCGGTGACGCCCGGTCGCGGCTGAAGCCGCTCCTGCGACGGGTCGCGATCAGGCCGGCGGCGCATACGGCGCCAGCGCCACCGCCGCCAGCACCTGCGGCCACGGGAAGCGCGGCCCCGGATCCAGCTTGCGCTGCACCTGCCGCGTCGGATCGTCGCTGGCCGGTTCCAGGCTGCGGTCCAGCGCATCGTGCCCGGCGATGTGGCGCAGTTGCGGCAACTCCGCGCGCAGTTGCTGCAGCAGCCGGATCAGCGCCTGCAGTTGCGCCGGCGGGTAGGGCTCGGCCATCGCCTGGTGGCGCGAATCCAGCCACAGCGGATAACGGCCGCGATTGACCAGTTCGATACCCAGCGACTGCCGGTTGTAGCCGCGCACGTGGTGCGCGATGCGCTGCAGCGGCACGTAGCGGTGCACGCTGCCGTCGCGGTCGATGTAGAAATGGCCGCTGTTGCCGGTGCCCGACGGATACAGCACGCGCTCGCCGTACAGGCGCGCGCTGGCCAGGTCCGGCAGCTCGGTGCAGTGGATCACCGCCAGGGTGATGCTCTCCGGCGCGCGCTCCTCCAGCAGTCCGACGTAGGGCAGGGGCGCATCGTGGATCGGCAACGGCGAGGTGGGCGGCATGCGCGGATGCTAGCATTCGCCGATGACCCTGAATTCCGAAAGCCCGCTGGCGACCCTGCTGGCCACACTGCCGCGCGCCGGACGCGTGGAATGGATCGGCCTGCGCCCGGCGCGCGACGTGCCGATGCACGCAGTCGACGCCGCCGCGGCGCAGACCGGGGGCGGCCTGCACGGCGACCGCTACGCCGGGCGCAACGGCAAGCGCGGGGTGACCCTGATCCAGGCCGAGCACCTGCCGGCGATCGCCGCGCTGGCCGGTCACGCGGCGGTGGCGCCGGCGACCCTGCGGCGCAACGTGGTGGTCTCGGGCATTCCGCTGATCGCGCTGAAGGGGCGCCGCTTCCGCATCGGCGAGGTCGAGCTGGAAGGCGTCGCGCCGTGCGATCCGTGCTCGCGCATGGAACAGGCGCTTGGGCCGGGCGGCTACAACGCCATGCGCGGCCACGGCGGCCTGTGCGCACGCATCGTGCAGGGCGGCACGCTGCGGCTGGGCGATGCGGTGGTGGCGCTGTGAGCCGCGGCCACTGCATCCTCTCGCACGGCTTCGAGAGCGGGCCGGACGCGATCAAGGTGACCGCGCTGGCCGAGGTCGCGCAGCGCCTGGGCTGGAGCCATTCGCGCCCTGACTACACCGACCTGGACGCGCGCCGCGACATCAGCCCGCTCGGCGACGTGCCGACCCGCCTGCAGCGCCTGCTGGAGCTGGCGCAGGCCGCGGCGCAGCGCGGGCCGCTGGTGCTGGCCGGTTCCAGCCTCGGCGCCTACATCGCCGCGCAGGTGTCGCTGCACGTGCCGGTGCGCGGCCTGTTCCTGATGGTGCCGCCGACGCGGATGGGCCACCTGCCGGCGCTGGACGCGGCACCGGTGCCGACCTCGGTGGTGCACGCCTGGCGCGACGAACTGATTCCCGCCGGCGAGGTGATCGCCTGGGCGCAGGCGCGCGCCGCGCGGCTGCTGCTGGTCGACGACACGCATCGCCTGGGCGAGCACGTGGCGACCTCGGCGCAGGCCTTCGCCGAGCTGCTGGAGCGCCTGTGAGCGCGTCCGACGCGTTGTCGGTGCGCGCCGCGCGGCCGGCCGACGCGGCGGCGATCGAGGCGCTGACCCTGGTCGCGTTCTTCCGCGTCGCGCACAGCCGCCACGACGAGCAGGACATCATCGAACGGTTGCGCGCCGATGGCGCGCTGACCCTGTCGCTGGTGATCGAGCATGAGGGCTATGTCGTCGGCCATGTCGCGGTGTCGCCGGTGAGCCTGTCCGACGGCAGCCGCGGCTGGTACGGCCTGGGGCCGCTGTCGGTGGGGCCGGGCCACCAGCGCCAGGGCCTGGGCGCGCGGCTGGTGCGCGAGGCATTGGCGCAGTTGCAAGCGCTGGGCGCGGCCGGCTGCGTGGTGCTGGGCGAGCCGGCGTACTACGCGCGCTTCGGCTTCCGTCCGGAGCCGGGGCTGACCCTGCCGGGCGTGCCGGTCGAGGCGTTCCAGGCGCTGGCCTTCGGCGAGCGCCTGCCGCCGATGGCCGAGGTGACCTACCACCCGGCGTTCCTGTCCGCTTCCTGAGCCATCGCGGCGCGACGTCGCCCGTCAGGGGCGGGGTGCGCTAGCATCGCCGCGCGCCCCCCTCGAGGATCCACGCCGATGCGCCATTGATGCCGCCGTCTTCGCGACGGCCTTCGTCCCACCTGCCGAGCGATCGGTGGGCACGACCGGCATCCATGGAGGTTCCCATGACGCATCCGCTGCTTGCGCTGGACAGCGCGACGCATGTCCTGCCCGATGGCAGGATCCTGTTTTCCGATCTGCACTTCGCGCTCGACGCGCGCCGCTCCGGCCTGGTGGGGCGCAATGGCGTCGGCAAGAGCGTGTTTGCGCGCTTGCTGGCCGGCGAGTTGACGCCCAGCGCCGGGCGCTGCGTGCGCCACGGTCGCCTCCACTACGTGCCGCAGCAGATCGCGCCGCCAGCGCATGCCACCGTCGCCGACCTGGCCGGGGTGGGCGCGGCGCTGCAGGCGCTGGCGCGGATCGAGGCGGGCAGCGTCGACGCGGCCGACTTCGATGCGCTCGGCGAGCGTTGGGACATCGCCCAGCGGTTGCAGGCGCAGCTGCACGCCCACGGCCTGGGCGGGTTGCCGCCGCAACGCCTGGCCGCCACGCTCAGCGGCGGCGAAGCGATGCGGGTGGCGTTGATCGGCGCCTGGCTGGCCGATGCCGATGCGCTGATCCTCGACGAACCGACCCTGCACCTGGACGCGGCGCAGCGGCAGCGCCTGCGCGAAGCGCTGCAGCGCTGGCCGGGCGGCCTGCTGGTGATCAGCCACGATCCGTTGCTGCTGCAGGACATGCAGCGCACGCTGGAGCTGTCGCCCGGCGGGCTGCGCGACTACGGCGGCGACTACGCGTTCTACCTGCAATGCCGGGCACGCGAGCGCGACGTCGCGCAGGCCGAACTGGCCCGGCACAAGCTGCAGCATGCGCGCGACAACGCCGCCTGGCAGGCGCAGCACGAGCGACAGCAGCGGCGCAGCGCGCGCGGCCGGCAGCAGGCCGGCGTGGCCAACCAGGCGCCGGTCCTGCTCGGCCGCCAGAAGCAGCGCAGCCAGGAGAGCGCCGGCAAGCGCGTGCGCGACCACCAGGCGACGCAGGCGCGCACCCTGGCGCGCATCGCCGCGGCGGCGCGCCAGGTGCAGCCCGACGTGCCGGTGGCGCTGTTCGCGCCGCCGCCGGCCGATGCGGCGACCCGGCGCCTGGTCGAGTTGCAGGCGCTGCGGTTGCCGTTCGCGCCGGCGACGCGGCAGCCGCTGGATCTGGTGGTGCAGGGCGGCGCACGGATCGGCGTGGTCGGGGCCAACGGCAGCGGCAAGTCGACCCTGCTGCGCGCGTTGGCCGGGCACGTGCAGGCACTGTCCGGCAGTTGCCGGGTGCGCGCGGCCAGCGCCTATCTGGACCAGTCGCTGACGCTGCTCGATCCGGCCGCCACCGCGCTGGCACAGGTGCAGGCCGCAGCGCCCGGCATCGCGCTGGCCGACCTGCGCACGCGGCTGGCCTTGCTCGGCCTGGACGCGCAACGCATCGGCGTGCCCTGCGCCCGACTCAGCGGCGGCGAACGGCTGAAGACCGCGCTGGCCTGCGCGTTCTACCGCACGCCGCCGGCGGAGCTGCTGTTGCTGGACGAGCCGGACAACCATCTGGACCGCGAGGCCCGCGACGCGCTGCGTGCGGTGTTGCTGCAGTATCCCGGCGCGATGCTGGTGGTGTCGCACGATGCGGACTTCCTCGACACGCTGCGCCTGCAGCAGCGCTTGCAGGCCGATCCCGAGGCGTGGCGGCTGACGCCATGGTGAGTGGCGTGCGCTGCCGTCGACGGGGTCGGCCGCCGGGCGTTGCGCGGCGAGCTGGGGAGGGCACTGACAGCGTCAGCGCCCTCGCCGCGATGATCTGCGCAGCCTGCAGCCTGCAGCCTGCATCGGTCCGTGCCGCGGTCGACGTTGTGCGTCGCAGGGCGGCGCGACGGCCGCCGCTCAGGCATCGGTGGAACGGCTCACGGCCTCCCAGGCCGCGATGTCCGCCTTCAGGTGGTCGAGCTTGTCACACACCAGGCCCAGGGCGTCGCTACCCAACAACAGATGTGCAGGCGGTGCAGGCGCGTCGATCAACGCTAGCATGGCCTGGGCGGCCTTGGCCGGGTCACCGAGCTGGCGGCCGCTCTTGGCCTGGCGGGCGTCGCGGATCGGATCGAACAGCGGATCGTAGTCGGCGATGCTGCGCGGCGTCCTGACCATCGAACGGCCCGCCCAGTCGGTGCGGAACGACCCCGGCGCCACCGCCGTCACGTGGATGCCCAGCGCGGCGACCTCCTGTCCCAACGCTTCGGAAATGCCCTCCAGCGCGAACTTGCTGCCGCAGTAGTAGGCGATGCCGGGCATGGTGATGAAGCCGCCCATCGAGGTGATGTTGACGATGTGCCCGCGGCCTCGTTGACGCATGGCGGGCAGCACCGCCTTCATCATCGCCACCGCGCCGACCACGTTGACGTCGAGTTGGTGACGCAGGGCCTCCAGCGGGGATTCCTCCAGGATCCCTTCGTGGCCGTAGCCGGCATTGTTGACCAGCACGTCCAGCGGCCCGACCGTGGCTTCGATCTCGGCGACGATGCCGGGAATGGCCTCGACGTCGGTGACGTCCAGCACACGGGCGACCGCCCCGGCGCCGAGCGCCTCGAACTCCTGCCGCGCCTGCGCGCTGCGCACGGTGCCGACGACGCGATGTCCGGCCGTCAGCGCCGCTTGAGCCAGCGCGCGGCCGAGGCCGCTGCTGACGCCGGTGATGAGCAAGGTTTTTTCCGGTGCCATGGCACGCTCCTGAGGGGATGAGCGGCGAATGATGCGATGATCAACGCGCCGCTCCGATGCCGCGATCTCTGCAATCCTTGCCTGTTTCTATGACTGCCGTCGCCAGTTCCGTCGACTTGCTGCGTGCCCTGGCACCGCAGGAGGGCTACAACCTGACCGCATTGCCGGATGTCCGGGTGCTGCCGGCCGCTGACCGATACGCCGGTGCTGTACGACCCGGGCATCGTCATCGTCTGCCAGGGCGCCAAGCGCGGCCATTTCGGAGAGTCGGTGTTCGTCTACGACGAGCAGCACTATCTGTCCGTCGCCGTCCCGGTGCCCTTCACCATGCAATCCGACGGCAGCGCGGAGCGTCCGTTGCTGGCGCTGTACCTGCACCTGGACTTCCAGCTCGCGGCCGGGCTGCTGGTCGAGCTCGACCAGGCCGGTCCTGTGCCGCTGGCGCAGGCGCCGGCGAGCATGCTGTCCAGCCCGATGGACGACAGCATGCGACAGACCGTGCAGCGCCTGCTGCAGGCGCTGAGCCACCCGCTGGACGCGGCGATCCTCGGCCGCGCACTCGTGCGCGAGCTGTACTTCCGCGTGCTGACCGGGCCGCAAGGCCACGGGCTGCGCGCGGCCTTGGCGCAGCAAGGCCACTTCGGCCGCATCGGTCGTGCCCTGCAGCGCATCCACCGCGATCACGCCCGGCGGCTCGACGTCGCGCAGCTGGCGCGCGAGGCGGGGATGAGCACGCCCTCGTTCCATGCGCATTTTAAGGCGGTGACCCAGGTCGCGCCGATGCAGTACCTGAAATCGATCCGCCTGCACCAGGCGCGGCTGCTGATGGCGCGCGAGGGCATGACCGCCGCGGCCGCCGGTCACGCGGTCGGCTACGAGAGCGCGTCGCAGTTCACCCGCGAGTTCAAACGTCTGTTCGGCCGGCCGCCGATGGCGGAAGCACGGCGCATGCGCGCCGACTTCGCCGTGCCGCCGGCCATGGCCGGCGCGGCATTCGTCGCCTCGCATTGAGCGATGCGGTGCGCACCACGGCTACGGAGTGCGCGTCTGCAGCGTCAGCTGTCCCATAGCGGCGCGGGATCGGTCGCGAGGCGAGCGACGGCGGGCGAGGTCGCTGCGCCAGGCGCACGAGGCCGCTGACGGCCGCGGCGCACGCTGCGCTATGGCGCCGCGCAGCAGGCAGGGGCGCACGGACCCTGTGGTATTCTGCGCGCCGTTGCGGTGCCGTGCGTTCGCGCGCTCACCGCCGATCCGCGGCCGCGGCCGCGGCAACGCCGGATCCGGCGCTGCGATGCGCCACGCGCGCGTCGTCCGCCGTGCCTCCCTCCCGTCCGTCCTGGTCCGCCTTCCGTGAAATTCTTCGTCTCCTGCGCCAAGGGCCTGGAATACCTGCTTGTCGATGAACTGCTCGCGCTCGGCGTGGCGCAGGCCACCGCCACCGTCGCCGGGGTCAATGCCGAAGGCACCCTGCAGGACGCGCAGCGCGCGGTGCTGTGGTCGCGCCTGGCCAGCCGCGTGCTGTGGCCGTTGCAGTCCTTCGACTGCCCCGACGAGGCGGCGCTGTACGCAGGCGTGGCGGCGCTGCCGTGGCGCAACCATCTGGCGCCGCAGCACACCCTGGCGGTGGACGCGCATGTGTCCGGCACCGGCATCACTCACGCGCGCTTCGCCGCGCAGCGGGTCAAGGACGCGGTGGTGGACACGCTGCGCGGCGAGGGCCTGGAGCGGCCGTCGGTGGACGTGGAGCACCCGGACCTGCGCCTGAACCTGTCGCTGCGCAAGGGCCGCGCCACGCTGTCGGTGGACCTGGGCGGCGGCTCGCTGCACCGGCGCGGCTGGCGCCAGGCGCAGAACGAGGCGCCGCTGAAGGAGAACCTGGCCGCGGCGGTGCTGCTGCGCGGGCAGTGGCCGGCGCTGTACGCGCAGGGTGGCGGACTGCTGGATCCGATGTGCGGCAGCGGCACGCTGCTGATCGAAGGCGCGCTGATGGCCGCCGATGTCGCGCCGGGCCTGCTGCGCGGCGAGCTGGCGGCGCAGCAGCGCGGCGACACCGACGCCGACGCCGCGCCGAGCCGCTGGCTGGGGTTCGACCTGGCGGCCTGGCGCACGCTGCTGGCCGAGGCGCGGCAGCGTGCCCAGGCCGGTCGCGCGGCGTTGCGGCCGGTGCTGTACGGCAGCGACATCGACCCGCACGCGCTGCGCGCGGCGCGCGAGAACGCGCAGGCCGCCGGCGTGGCCGAGGCGATCGTCTTCGCCGTGCACGACGTCGCCGACCTGCGCGCGCCGGCGCAGGCGCTGGGCACGGTGGTGTGCAATCCCCCCTACGACGAGCGCCTGGCCGCCGACGCGGCGCTGTACCGGCGCCTGGGCGATGCGCTCAAGCGCGCGGTGCCGCAGTGGCGCGCCAGCCTGCTGTGCGGCAGCGACGAACTGGCCTATGCCACCGGCCTGCGCGCGGCCAAGAAGTACCAGATGTTCAACGGCGCGCTGGAATGCCCGTTGATCGTCTGCGACCCGATCGCGGTCGCGCCGCGCGCGGGCGCCGCCGAGGCGCCGCGCGCGCTCAGCGACGGCGCGCAGATGGTCGCCAACCGCCTGCGCAAGAACCTGCGCAAGTTCAAGACCTGGCGCACGCGCGAGCGGATCAGCTGCTACCGCGCCTACGACGCCGACCTGCCGGAGTACGCGGCGGCGATCGACGTGTACCAGGAAGACGGCGGCCAGGCGCGCACCTTCCTGCACGTGCAGGAGTACGCGGCACCGGACAGCATTCCCGATGCGGACGTGCGCCGCCGCCGCAACGAACTGCTGGCGGCCGCGCGCGAGGTGTTCGCGGTGCCGGCCGAACAGGTGGCGCTGAAGACCCGCGAACGCGGCAAGGGCGGCAGCAAGTACGGCCGCTTCGAGCAGCGCGGCGAGTTCCTGGTGGTGCGCGAGCACGAGGCGCTGCTGCGGGTGAACCTGTTCGACTACCTGGACACCGGGCTGTTCCTCGACCACCGTCCGCTGCGCGGGACGATGGCGCGGCAGGCGCGCGGCAAGCGCTTCCTCAACCTGTTCTGCTACACCGGGGTGGCCAGCGTGCAGGCGGCGGTGGCCGGCGCCGATTCCACCACCAGCGTGGACCTGTCCGGCACCTACCTGCAGTGGTGCGCCGACAACCTGGCGTTCAACGGCAAGGGCGGCGCCCAGCACCGGCTGGTGCAGGCCGATGCGCTGAGCTGGCTGGAGGCGGAGAAGAACCGTTACGACGTGATCTTCTGCGACCCGCCGACCTTCTCCAACTCCGCGCGCGCCGAGGATTTCGACATCCAGCGCGAGCACGTGCGGCTGTTGCGCGCGGCGGTGGCGCGGCTGATGCCCGAAGGCGTGCTGTACTTCTCCAACAACTTCCGCCGCTTCAAGCTCGACGAGAACGCGCTGGCCGAGTTCGCCGTATGCGAGGAGATCAGCGCGCAGACCATCGATCCGGATTTCGAGCGCAACCCGCGCATCCACCGCGCCTGGCGGTTGCAGCGGCGCTGAGGCGCGTCGCGCCGGTTGCCTCGTAGGAGCGGCTCAGCCGTCGCGGTGCTGCGCCTTGCCGCGTTGCGGCGGGTCCTGGTCCGCCTCGCGTTCGTTCCAGTACGCCTGGATCTGCAGGATCTGCGGCAGGATCGCCTCGAACAACTGCACAAGGCGCGGTTCGAACTGGCTGCCTGACTTGTCGCGGAACAGCGCCAAGGCCTGTTCCAGCGGCCATGGGTCCTTGTACGGGCGCGGCGAGGTGAGGGCGTCGAACACGTCGGCCAGCGCCACGATCCGTGCCGATTCGGGAATCTGCGTGCCGGACAGTCCGGCCGGGTAGCCGCCGCCGTCCCAGTGCTCGTGGTGGTACAGCGCGACTTCGGCGGCGAGGCGGAACAGCGGCGCGCCGCTGCGGCTGAGGATGTCGTAACCGATCCGAGGGTGCTGCTTCATCACCTGCCATTCGTCCGCGTCCAGCGGACCGGGCTTCTTCAGCACCGCGTCGGGGATGCCGATCTTGCCGGTGTCGTGCATCGGCGCGGCCTGCTCCAGCAGGTCGGCGTCCTCGCGCGACCAGCCGGCGGCCAGCGCCAGCGTGCGGGCGTAGGCGGCCATGCGCCAGATATGCGTGCCGGTGTCCGAGTCGCTGTAGTGGCCGGCCATGCCCAGCATCTCGATCGCGTCGCGGTGGCTGTCGGCCAGACTGGTGGCGCTGACCAGCGACAGGTGGGTGCGCACCCGTGCGCGCAGGATGCTCGGCGAGTACGGCTTGGTGATGTAGTCCACGCCGCCGGCGTCGAAGCCGATGCTCTCGTCGGTGTCCTTGTCCTTGGCGGTGACGAAGATGATCGGGATCGCCGCGCTGCGCTGATCGTCCTTCAGGGTGCGGGCGAGGGTGTAGCCGTCGACGTCGGGCAGGTCGACATCGAGCAGGATCAGCGACGGGCGGTGCTTGGCCACCCCACGCAGGGCTTCGGCGCCGTTCTTGGCGAACACCAGCGTGTAGTCGTCACGCAGGAGCTGCCGGATCAGGGCCAGGTTGCTGGGTTCGTCGTCGACGCAGAGGATGCACGGCTGGGGCATGGTGGGTTTCCGTCGGACACGCGCCGCCGCGCGGGCGGCGCACTTTCAAACGCCTGCATCGGCCAGCCAGCGCCTGACTTTAGCCTCGGCCTCGCGAAAGGAAAAATTCTCCAGCAACCGCTGCAGTTCGGTGGCCTGCGC of Xanthomonas sacchari contains these proteins:
- a CDS encoding sulfurtransferase, with protein sequence MTTASLEWHTLVEASALAAALGDPALRLVDARFAPAALLDPAAAAAARQAYLQSHLPGAVYADLNTDLSDLGRRGLGRHPLPDAAAFARTLGQWGIGRQHQVVVYDAGDGSMAAARLWWMLGLLGHRRVAVLDGGLAEWRRLGLPETDAATAPSPLPPYPQTFDAARIVSAEEVAARLHEAPGWLLDARAGERFRGEVEPIDPLPGHVPGALNRPLAQNLRDGRLRPAQELRAELQPLLQGRDPREVVLMCGSGVTACHLLLALEHAGLHGARVYAGSWSGWIADPARPRATG
- a CDS encoding DUF1684 domain-containing protein; protein product: MRWRETCGLAMLLGLAACGDRRAATDGADASPRAQSATHYREAVQHSRAQRVATLRAPSGWLSYTGSGRLHGGVHQVGSAAGNDVQLPAGPAHLGVLQVDPQQGVHFQAAADATVQVNGQPFRGGRLETDTAHGTQTRLMLGAQEFYVVRTGNLFGWRFRDPQAPARARFRGIDYFPIDPQWRVVADWHPLPAPRAMVLLTSIGTPQPLALVGSAEFVLHGRHHRLQVLRDGAGQRLFLPFSDRTSGRESYGGARYLFVPPPQGDRIVLDFNLAQNPPCAFTPHVVCALAPVGNRLDVAVTAGEKNYVGAR
- a CDS encoding N-acetylmuramoyl-L-alanine amidase — encoded protein: MPPTSPLPIHDAPLPYVGLLEERAPESITLAVIHCTELPDLASARLYGERVLYPSGTGNSGHFYIDRDGSVHRYVPLQRIAHHVRGYNRQSLGIELVNRGRYPLWLDSRHQAMAEPYPPAQLQALIRLLQQLRAELPQLRHIAGHDALDRSLEPASDDPTRQVQRKLDPGPRFPWPQVLAAVALAPYAPPA
- a CDS encoding MOSC domain-containing protein, which gives rise to MTLNSESPLATLLATLPRAGRVEWIGLRPARDVPMHAVDAAAAQTGGGLHGDRYAGRNGKRGVTLIQAEHLPAIAALAGHAAVAPATLRRNVVVSGIPLIALKGRRFRIGEVELEGVAPCDPCSRMEQALGPGGYNAMRGHGGLCARIVQGGTLRLGDAVVAL
- a CDS encoding alpha/beta fold hydrolase, yielding MSRGHCILSHGFESGPDAIKVTALAEVAQRLGWSHSRPDYTDLDARRDISPLGDVPTRLQRLLELAQAAAQRGPLVLAGSSLGAYIAAQVSLHVPVRGLFLMVPPTRMGHLPALDAAPVPTSVVHAWRDELIPAGEVIAWAQARAARLLLVDDTHRLGEHVATSAQAFAELLERL
- a CDS encoding GNAT family N-acetyltransferase; translation: MSASDALSVRAARPADAAAIEALTLVAFFRVAHSRHDEQDIIERLRADGALTLSLVIEHEGYVVGHVAVSPVSLSDGSRGWYGLGPLSVGPGHQRQGLGARLVREALAQLQALGAAGCVVLGEPAYYARFGFRPEPGLTLPGVPVEAFQALAFGERLPPMAEVTYHPAFLSAS
- a CDS encoding ABC-F family ATP-binding cassette domain-containing protein; its protein translation is MTHPLLALDSATHVLPDGRILFSDLHFALDARRSGLVGRNGVGKSVFARLLAGELTPSAGRCVRHGRLHYVPQQIAPPAHATVADLAGVGAALQALARIEAGSVDAADFDALGERWDIAQRLQAQLHAHGLGGLPPQRLAATLSGGEAMRVALIGAWLADADALILDEPTLHLDAAQRQRLREALQRWPGGLLVISHDPLLLQDMQRTLELSPGGLRDYGGDYAFYLQCRARERDVAQAELARHKLQHARDNAAWQAQHERQQRRSARGRQQAGVANQAPVLLGRQKQRSQESAGKRVRDHQATQARTLARIAAAARQVQPDVPVALFAPPPADAATRRLVELQALRLPFAPATRQPLDLVVQGGARIGVVGANGSGKSTLLRALAGHVQALSGSCRVRAASAYLDQSLTLLDPAATALAQVQAAAPGIALADLRTRLALLGLDAQRIGVPCARLSGGERLKTALACAFYRTPPAELLLLDEPDNHLDREARDALRAVLLQYPGAMLVVSHDADFLDTLRLQQRLQADPEAWRLTPW
- a CDS encoding oxidoreductase, with product MAPEKTLLITGVSSGLGRALAQAALTAGHRVVGTVRSAQARQEFEALGAGAVARVLDVTDVEAIPGIVAEIEATVGPLDVLVNNAGYGHEGILEESPLEALRHQLDVNVVGAVAMMKAVLPAMRQRGRGHIVNITSMGGFITMPGIAYYCGSKFALEGISEALGQEVAALGIHVTAVAPGSFRTDWAGRSMVRTPRSIADYDPLFDPIRDARQAKSGRQLGDPAKAAQAMLALIDAPAPPAHLLLGSDALGLVCDKLDHLKADIAAWEAVSRSTDA
- a CDS encoding AraC family transcriptional regulator, with protein sequence MSGCCRPLTDTPVLYDPGIVIVCQGAKRGHFGESVFVYDEQHYLSVAVPVPFTMQSDGSAERPLLALYLHLDFQLAAGLLVELDQAGPVPLAQAPASMLSSPMDDSMRQTVQRLLQALSHPLDAAILGRALVRELYFRVLTGPQGHGLRAALAQQGHFGRIGRALQRIHRDHARRLDVAQLAREAGMSTPSFHAHFKAVTQVAPMQYLKSIRLHQARLLMAREGMTAAAAGHAVGYESASQFTREFKRLFGRPPMAEARRMRADFAVPPAMAGAAFVASH
- the rlmKL gene encoding bifunctional 23S rRNA (guanine(2069)-N(7))-methyltransferase RlmK/23S rRNA (guanine(2445)-N(2))-methyltransferase RlmL; the protein is MKFFVSCAKGLEYLLVDELLALGVAQATATVAGVNAEGTLQDAQRAVLWSRLASRVLWPLQSFDCPDEAALYAGVAALPWRNHLAPQHTLAVDAHVSGTGITHARFAAQRVKDAVVDTLRGEGLERPSVDVEHPDLRLNLSLRKGRATLSVDLGGGSLHRRGWRQAQNEAPLKENLAAAVLLRGQWPALYAQGGGLLDPMCGSGTLLIEGALMAADVAPGLLRGELAAQQRGDTDADAAPSRWLGFDLAAWRTLLAEARQRAQAGRAALRPVLYGSDIDPHALRAARENAQAAGVAEAIVFAVHDVADLRAPAQALGTVVCNPPYDERLAADAALYRRLGDALKRAVPQWRASLLCGSDELAYATGLRAAKKYQMFNGALECPLIVCDPIAVAPRAGAAEAPRALSDGAQMVANRLRKNLRKFKTWRTRERISCYRAYDADLPEYAAAIDVYQEDGGQARTFLHVQEYAAPDSIPDADVRRRRNELLAAAREVFAVPAEQVALKTRERGKGGSKYGRFEQRGEFLVVREHEALLRVNLFDYLDTGLFLDHRPLRGTMARQARGKRFLNLFCYTGVASVQAAVAGADSTTSVDLSGTYLQWCADNLAFNGKGGAQHRLVQADALSWLEAEKNRYDVIFCDPPTFSNSARAEDFDIQREHVRLLRAAVARLMPEGVLYFSNNFRRFKLDENALAEFAVCEEISAQTIDPDFERNPRIHRAWRLQRR
- a CDS encoding HD domain-containing phosphohydrolase, which encodes MPQPCILCVDDEPSNLALIRQLLRDDYTLVFAKNGAEALRGVAKHRPSLILLDVDLPDVDGYTLARTLKDDQRSAAIPIIFVTAKDKDTDESIGFDAGGVDYITKPYSPSILRARVRTHLSLVSATSLADSHRDAIEMLGMAGHYSDSDTGTHIWRMAAYARTLALAAGWSREDADLLEQAAPMHDTGKIGIPDAVLKKPGPLDADEWQVMKQHPRIGYDILSRSGAPLFRLAAEVALYHHEHWDGGGYPAGLSGTQIPESARIVALADVFDALTSPRPYKDPWPLEQALALFRDKSGSQFEPRLVQLFEAILPQILQIQAYWNEREADQDPPQRGKAQHRDG